Genomic DNA from Solanum pennellii chromosome 3, SPENNV200:
aaaaccatgaaattGAAAGAATCCAGCTTGCTGCATGCATGACAATAAGCTGTTTGCAGCTGGCATTTTCTTGTAGAAGATAAACACAAGGTTATTGATGTGCCTTCTCATTGACatttcaaaacatttttcaacATTCACGATTAGTACAGGTTTGCAAGGGGGCATTCTTACATGGTCTGGTGCAAAAGAGTTGCCACTTGCTTTTGGTGGCACTGCTATGTATTAGCTACCCTTGTTCTCAAAGCATATGAAGAAGATTAGGATGACAAATGTCAAAGACGATGGGAAACCATATCAAGAGATGACCGTTTGTACTTTAACTGCTGCTTCTCATCCATCCCCTGCTGAAAGAGTGAGAAAATAACTGCTGTCTTAAAGTCCTATAAGTTGTCTGCTAATCTAGGTCGATAGTGTGTGAACCGTGACACTTCTGGTTTGGGATGTGGTTTTTCTGGATCTTGTGCCCTGCTTTTTAGTGATTTTTGTCTGTGTAACTTTATTTTCACTTGCGAATAATGGAGTTAATTCATAGCTGTATTGCAACTCTAAAGTCTGCACTTATAACCCATTCAGGTGAAGAAGTTCCTCGTCCATGATGAATCTAACGTTTAGAGGGAATCAACAAATATGTTCCCGCTGAGTAACTGAATCTGAGTATAGTGGTGAAAAGGTATTGATAAACACTGTTAGCTAGGTTCAACCTTTTGACACAAGAAAGTAAAATGGATGCAATACAGAGAAAGCAACAGCCttcatttcaacaattttaaagtTAAGTGCTATGCTGCTTATAACTCCAGAGATTGTTATGACTTTTAAGTGCTATGCTTATAACTCCAGACATTGAGGCATGAACGTTGATGGTTAAAtttggagaaaaagaaaattttttgtcaagaatgggattcgaacccatgcCCTTTCGGACCAGTACCTGAAACTGGCGCCTTAGACCAACTCGGCCATCTTGACAATGTGTTACATTTACTCAATAAACTAATATAACGGCATATGAAGTCTGCATCCagttatttaattttacattcTTGGTGGCCACTGCATGGTTGTAGCTaaatatacaagtaaaataacTCATAGTTGTGTGGAACAATATGAGCTCTATTGAGTATAACATTTATTGGTATTTGATTCTTCTTGTACCCTTTAGTTTGAGTGTCTGACCTCCAGCACTTCATTGATATATTTGAGCATAAAGAAATGAAgggaaaaaaagtaaagaaatagTACTAAATCTTGAACCtccaccaaaaagaaaaaaaaacagttttAGGCTACTAGCTTTGACGATTTCTCTATTACTTTCAACTTCAGCATGATTGCAAGAGACTTGCTATGATAAAAAATACATTCATGAGGTACATTTAGAACGAGTTTTGTACGTTCAAatgaaattcatttattttccgATTGATCTAGAGGTATACAtatgctaaaaaaaattaaaactctgACTCCACCGACTCTAAATTCTAAATTAGGCAATTCATTCTGAATCTACCAACTCTAGATTTTTAATCTCCTACACATTCAGGCACCACAACCTGCACCGCAGCCTGCTGCACATCCAGCACCTTCGTAGGCACTTGATTCTGTTGCTGCTGATTTATCTCTTGGCATCCCTTGTGCACATGACAAGATTACAAACGTTACGCCGAAAATCGTAGCCAAAATTCCCATGAACGTTAGCAAAATATTAGTTCCAAGATTTCCAAATCCTTCTCCATCAATTAAAACACTCAATTCCCttgccattttttttttgtgttattcTTTTGGAAGGGAATTGAAGATAGGGGAggaaaagttatatatatagttgtttCAAAGGCCAAATTCACTAAAATTGACCCTTGCTTAATGTCTCTCAAAGTCTTCTCTAAAACTTTTTACAATAGCAACTTTATTCATATGTTGTGTGGGTACACACAACCACTATCAAGAGTTGGATTTTGAGTTTTCAGAATCCCACTCTTCTTTGTCCCTTTCTATGATGTGTGAGAATGAGTCCATTAGTATGACACCTCAATTCCAAATTAAATTACAGTTCGCTACGTgaattttcatcttttaattcTTTATTCAGAATCATTGAGACTTGAAAAATTCTGAAAAAGAATTCATAGCTAAAATGATTATGTATCTCGAGTTCGAATTTAAAATctctaattaagaataaaagacACCTTTTATCACCCTACCCCAGATAGCCGCTATATGAATTTTCTATTATGGACCCTTTTCATTCAAGTACTGATAAATTATACTACTATCTTTCAAATGAGAGGTTCTCCAAATCTAACACTCGTCCCTACCAAAGTTAATGtactttaattattataatacttAGATCTTAATTCCAACTAATTACTATTGTTTATATGCTCAACTTTTCATTGTCTTCTGTCCTTAGCTAAGTCCACTTGGCTTCATGTGATTTGAAGCCTTCCATAATGCATgtaaacaacaataataacagcATACTCAGTGTGATCCCACAAATGATGTCGGGAGAAGACGAACTATACACAAACCTTACTCATAATACGACCATATGAGCATATTGGAAACAACTTTTGCGCATACATACTACCCTCCTTAGATTCAACTTGTGAAATTACATTAGGTATGTATGTAACAACATATAGTGAGTACATGATTTGCATCAaattagaataattaattatatattttgctAATACTCAGCTTGGGTAGGTTGTAATTAGTGCGATCTAATCCTTAGATTAGTGGGAATTCAAATTAGTGCAATAATTCAGTTATATTTTACTAAAAGAGAACATGCCTACAGAATTTGGTCACAAGCTTCATTGTTGAGGTTAACATGGTGGTTTCCAAAAAGGACACACAAACTATATATGTGGAAACATTAAAGTTCTCTTTTTCTATATTTCTCTCTTAGtgtttatcaatttaattaatttagtatttttttaaggCCATTCATGCGTGCGGTTCAAAATTCAATGGATAATAATCATTATTCTTTTATATCTTTCTCCACTTAAGTTTTATATCGTGACGTACTCCTAACTCACAAATCGTGACGTGCTCCTAATTCACATTGCAAACACACTATGCACCTTTTTCCCATTTTTAACTTCAGATGCATCATTGAAATTTTGACTAGTTCTGCAAATACATTTTACAAGGTGTTGTATTGAATTACTTTACATTGATCAAATtgcaaatttcattattttggaTATCCAACAAAACAACATAAGTCCGCTTccaaattaacttatttttaccCTTTCTTCTCTTTGGCTGGTCCTCTGGGAATTTTGCCTAGAAACTCTGCATTGAACTTCCTGTAAGTTTTTCTCATTTGTCTCTTAATTCTATATGCAACATAGTCGACTTCTTCCTCGTATCGCTCGTAGAAAAATGGGAGAGTTTCCACACACAACAAACCTTGTGAACAAATACAAAGAAGTTTAATTTAACACTAATGGATGAAAAAAGAGACTTATGTTATGTTCCTAATAGAAGAATGAGAAATAGCTTAGTAAACTTACCAAAGAACAAAAGGTTCAAAGTGCTGATATAGTTTCCAATCACTGATAATATATAGAGAGAAATGATAGcctaaaacatgaaatttagCATTGGTTcatttatgtatataataaatCTATTGAAATGAAGGATATGATTAAGTAAATTATTTGATTcataatataccaaaaaaaatgattttgcatCATTTCCACATGCTACAAAGTGACATATGGAGAGGAAATTGTTGAACTTGTTGTGTATTATTGAAGCAACATCTACAAATGAAGTATCCACTAATATGTCTTTGGGAATGTTTGGAGGTCTCCTGCAAAATGTTATATGAATAATCAaacaaatcaaatctaaatcaaGTTCAGTGCTATGAACATAAAAGCTGAactgattaaatttaaatcctGAATCCGTCTCTGTTCATAGGACGAGAAAAGAAGAGGATTACCATCCAAACATATCTGCACCAGCAGACCAGATGAAGACTATTAACATAGTGGTGATGGAAACATGACAAAGCAGAGTCACAAAGGTATAATCCACAACTTCAAATAGAAACCACATTACTGCAACTGCGATAAGAATCGCAGCTGAAAGTCTCTTGTCTCTCCATAACAATATGTCCgcaactacaaaaaaaaaaaaaaaaaccaaaaaatgcAGCATTTCAAATGTTATAACAACTTTTCTACTACTCATATTAGCAGCAGAGGCAGATTCAGGATTTAAAGTTTACTGATACCTTTTCCTCCTCCTAAAACAGAATGAATAGGCCTTTGGCGGCCTAAAAGTTTTGATGTTGGTTCAAAATCATTATCAGAATCAGATGAATTAGTTGCCATGATTATGAAATTCTGGTAATGTACGTAAATCTCGATTATTAGGCAATAAGTTTAAATAAGTGTATTTTGGTACTAAGCTTCGTAGccaagaaactagaaaaaaaggggaagaaaagaatttcttgagcatagagtTTAACTTTGTATTGCACCTAATCTTAGTGCCCTGCATCTTCTTGTATGCTTTTCGTTTTGCAAACTTTTAGTATCTCATCTTAGTCCTTTTTTAAGCTCTGTGTACATTACATGTGCCTGCAAAAGGCTAACAATATGAGTTTCTCACCTAAAATTGCATGTGGCCATGGCTAGATCAACTCCACTTTATCGGAGTATCACCAAAgtcatcaaattattttttgtaactaAAAGGTCACTCGAGTTTGCCTAAGTATTATAAAAGTCACTAGACGTTTTATATCATACTTAGGTaaaattgaatgaaattttAGTTACGcgaaaaataatttagtaattcattagttgatgaatatagtgcgataaaaaaaaagttgagggACATAGctataaaacaaattaaactcCTTAGTCCAAATTACAGAAATCATATACTTTTAAGGACAATTTATCCCTTAATagtttataattacataaatcccTTAAACGGATATATTAATAGAGGGTCCGGATACATTAATGGCCAAAAATTAAAAcgttgatacattaaaaagaggcTCGGATACATgcgttgatacattaaaaagagggtTGAATACATTAATAAAGGGTTCCGGTACATTAATGGCCAAAAAATCAAAGTGTTGATACATTAAAAGAGGATCGGATACATGAGctaatacattaaaaagagggtCGGATACATTAATGGAGAGTTAGATACatcaatgacatttttgacttacgagaaaaatgaaagattttgaaaatttgtaaaacttataGAGAATAATGATAATAAGTAAATTAACTAGGTGAGGTTTCtgtaattatttcattttattttggcTAAAATATAcgtactttaaaatatttattttatttaatcaaattctacaaaactattttaattttaaactacATAAAATAGTCAATTCAAACCGACCCTTTTTAACGTATAAAAATTGTCTTAGttgcattaaaaataaaaaacttttgcTTTTGTTGGGCAATTTGAAGCTGCATGTGTCTTGCTAGATTGATGttgtattaaatattaaaaagagtGCATACTAAAGACAACATGTTGCAAAAAGgtttttgagaattttataatttttgtttagatttagtattatatattaagaaatctattaaaaattattattattctatattttaatttaaataactataatcgctcattaaattttgaatctgtCTCTATATTGTATTATTGATGTTTGGAGTATTAAAAAAAtcgacttttttttttcaagcggGACAAAAACTTAGCTTAATAAGAAGGCATTAGTGGATTCACCCTTTGGAGATCAAATAGGGATATTTAACTGTAGAATTAATGGGGAAATAACCCTAGGAAATATCCAAGAGACATCGtataatataaagttttaacttttaattaatgTTGAGAATCATGTTGGACCACTCTCACGAGACCCTATGTGTTTTAAATTCGtagaaaaatattactaattagGTGCTAAACATGTTAAACATTGCTAGCTGtcatgttttaattaaaaataaattatttatttatttggttgTGAATTGTAATTGGATCTTAGTTAGGCACATTGATGTGAGATTATATACAGTGTGATATATCTTAATCGAttatattttggaaaatttacTTATCCGATTAAATTAAATTCACGTTAGTATATTTacaaaaacattaataaaatgttttgaattgtaataatctatttttaaatttcaatttttcattgaTAATGAATGAGCCTCAACTAATAAACTACTATCATTACACCCCAAATTctaataatttgattttgaataaagaAAATGGTTAAAAAAGAAGTTCCTCTTAGGTACTAAAAATAGTTCAATTTTGTCCTCATTTAACTTATTAGAccctaattatttttaacttataatttcaaactaaaaatgtccttttagctTCAACAATTCTtaacaaataaatttgaatgATCATTTGTTAATTGGTATCGATATATGAGCTAATaaattagtttcatttatttaattataaaaacacGATTGATAGAGGAAAAAAGAATTTATTCGCATCGAGTGTTTACACCAAGCTAAGTAAATGTATTATTAAGTGATTTCatgaagtaaaataaaatgCATATAACGAGTAAGTTTTATCCAAATAAAGGTCATTTCATAGTTTgattaaaaggaaaatacatttttaacatatatagCAATTGAAGTCCAATAAGCAGGAGGAATAATTTTATTCTGAAAATCAACATTAAGTATAATTATGATTCAATATATGAAAGATCAATTCTCGGATCATTTTCATTACGtcaacaacatattttttaaaatcttttttccgttcttaaaatattataatatcttaaaataatataaagaaagacTTCAATTTTAATGCAAGAGGGGAAGAAGttacaaagaaaattttaaggtcataatatttatgaatttgaaaatataaattgaacTTTGTTATCAAATATTGTTCCTATTATTTCTCAGTAGTTCAAATATAGAGCGGTCATAATTAGGCATAAGTTCAAAtcctatttaaattatttgattcaaaataaaaatagtttttatttttctttttaatttctcttGAATGATAACTCACATcaatatccttttttttttaaattcatgcCTTAAGagtcatttttaaaaaacgTTTCTCTATATGAAGTAATAATAAGATTTGTATACGCTATACTTtacaataaaatttgtataagcTATATTATATTGTGTAATATTATGTTGTATCTTATAGCCCACCAACCCTTCTATTCCAATAAAtataggaaaaatgcacaagtatccttatattatattaagattCTATTACCCTCTAAATTtactttataagtaattttttacctTTTGTCTTTTACGTAGTACTagcttaaaagaaaaaattaatcagCATTAGACCCACAAAATAATTTCACGTAgattgaaaagaataaaaaactattaataaaataaattctgaAAATAANTTTCTTTTACGTAGCACTagcttaaaagaaaaaattaatcagCATTAGACCCATAAAATAATTTCACGTAgattgaaaagaataaaaaactattaataaaataaattctgaaaataacagaattttagtataatataagtgtgtttataaaattttgtgcCTGAGGATGTAGTTATGCATTatccaaatataaatataacaaaacAAAGTACACAAGACAAAAGCTTTTCAAAATTCTCCCACATATAGACAaacatttttttccaaataaaataaaactgtCAGTATTTTCAATCACAGTGTCAGCAGAGGACAAGTATAAGAACAAAGTTGGTCGACAATCActatgacattttttttttcaaatcttcCCTTTTCTGTCCAAAAGCCAATCAGTGAAGCTCAAATTCACTATTTACTGCAATTCATAGAAGATGGATCGTATTGGGCTTACTCAAAACTTCCAAACtcactgtttctttcattttactGCTTCTTTGCGCACCCATTTGTCTAAAGTTTCTAACTTTACCCCCAATTTCAAGAATCCCAAAGTTGTTACAGCCTGCATGGCGGCAGCGACGCCGGCGGTGGCACCTACAGCGACAAGCTTTGGGTTCAAGAATTTGATGGAAACAGTGACAATTGATGTTCATAAAGCGGAAGGGAGGCCACTGAATGTGCCACTGATTGCTCCTTTTACTATTGCATCATCAAGATTGGACAAAGTGGAAAACGTAGCTATAAGGGTTGAGTTGAGTAATGGCTGTGTTGGGTGGGGTGAAGCCCCAATTCTTCCATTTGTGACTGCAGAGGATCAATCCACTGCCTTAGCAAAAGCGGCTGAAGCCTGTGAGTTCTTGAAGCAGAGCCGTGAAATGACTTTAAATGTTGCATTAACAAAAATTGGCGACGTGCTCCCCGGACATGATTTTGCTTCTGTGAGTTATGCCTGTAATTTGTTTTGCTTTGTCATTATGGATTATGCAATagaaactctttttttttttttcatgtttaccATTTAACTCTGTTTTATGTCAGTTGTGATATTGATAGTGTTTGATTTTGACAAGAGGGGTCCCCTCAAATGGTAAATACTCAATACCTCCAATTCtaaggttgtgggttcgagtCACCAAGCGAGCAAAGTGGTAGGAGCTCTTGGAGAGggggtaaaaaagaaaaagacaatagTGTTTGATTTCTTCTTGGTTTGGCTTTGATCCATGTGGGTCTGTGGACTGTGGTCCTCTTTTCTTGTTGAACCTAGTAGGGTACTAAGTCGCTTTCCATCTGTTGTATGTTCTGTGCAAACTGAAGTTGTTTTAACTgaaaattttgaacatttttcttTTGGCATAACACTTAGATAATACTCTCCAACTTTGGAGTGCACATCTAGACATCTCAACTCTGTCCCACTGATCTTGTGGACACTCGACGTTGACGTGACACGTAAATTTTGGTGGTGTCTACAAGTTCTTTTTGTAAGTTGGACTGTTGGAGTGTTCAATTGATATAGTGGACATGATTTGAAGTATCTGGATGTGCACTCCAAAGTTGGAGTATTGATTGGAAATTGAGGCCAATAGTGTCTATGTATGTATTAGCCCTTTTTTTCCTTCGACTGATACATTTCTTTAACCTTGATGTTAGTTTGTTGGCTTTTTTTGCTTCACCATTTTAAGTGTCTCATGGAATTGATTCTTAGGATTGGAATTCAAAGGTCAACATAACATTGGGTGATATAGGCGTATCTGtttatgatattttctctaGGTCTAAGTGAGAGATAAAATAGCTGATAATGGAGTTATTTACTGgagtacatttttttaatacgATGGTTATTGAGTGGATGACTGACTTTGTTACTGTAACAATTCAATGGACCTTTTGTCTAGCTTATCTACATTGGCACGTGGCGTCGGAGTTTAGAGGCTAGGATATGGAAGGCATAGTATTCTGACTAGGCGAAACTGGAAAAAGAAAGTGACTTGAGAGACAGTTATGGCATAGTATTCTGACTAGGCGAAACTGGAAAAAGAAAGTGACTTGGGAGACAGTTACGGAAAAAGAAAGTGACTTGGAAGGCATGCTATTCTGACTAGTTTGCATGTTTGGCCTTACTATGTTGACCTATAGTTTATGGGATGACCCTAGATTGTGATACATGGACCAGATTCATCCTTCTTATTAAGTCTCTATATCTATATGATGATAACTTCTCTGTTTTGTTGCACACTCAATTGTCCTTCTCGCCTGGTTCTTTTGACTTACCTTCAGTCAGCATCTCTTTTTAGTTTTCAGTAATGTTATATGCAGAAATCCTTTCTGTGAAGCTAAACTAGTAAGCCTTTTTTAGTGTGATGGATCATTTTTAATACATTGGACTAAACACGTATGTGTGTTTACAGTAGTCCTGCTGCTGCCTCCAGCTTGGACACTACATTATTCACAGGAATAATTGACAAGCTACCTGGAGCCCTTATATGCTTTAACTATGTTTTTTCTTATCTTTCAAACTCATCTTTGTAGAACTGAAAACTTGTGTGATACtgattcaaaatttaactttattgAAGGTCAGGGCAGGAGTTGAGATGGCACTGATTGATGCAGCAGCGAACAGCATTGGAATACCTCTGTGGAGACTATTTGGTGGAGTATCTAATGCAATATCTACTGATATTACAGTTGAGGCTTTCTTTCTTATTCTACTTCAGTTGGCAATACACAATAATTTCTGCCTCTGTTAGTTTCATAGAACTTGCGCCTGAATCATCTTATTGTAGATTCCGATTGTTTCACCCATGGAAGCTTCTGAACTGGCTACAAAGTATCGTAAACAAGGTTTCAAGACTTTAAAGCTTAAGGTGGGCAAGAATTTGAACGGAGACATTGAAGTGCTTCAATCCATACGTGCAGCACATCCTGATTGCTTGTTTATCTTAGATGCTAATGAAGGTTACACGGCAAATGAAGCTATTAAAGTCCTGGAAAAGTTGCatggtaaattattttttcttttttaaagttataatcTAGATCTATTGTTCGCCTATCTGTACGGACAGAGGAATGACAAAGAATCTCCGAATCTCAGTTCTCTGTATCTTCCCTCTCATATATTAGGCATATCTCTATGATAAAGATTAGGTTTTTTCAGTTGCTTGGATACATCATTATATGCTCGAAAGAGAAAATCACAAATCTCTAATTTCCTGTCAGAAATGGATGTGACTCCGGTGCTATTTGAACAACCTGTTCATAGAGATGATTGGGAAGGTCTTGGTCATGTCAGTCAGATTGCAAAGGACAAATATGGGGTATCTGTTGCTGCCGATGAAAGTTGTCGAAGTTTGGTTGATGCTAAAAAGATAGTGCAAGAATGTCTTGCTGATGTCATTAACATTAAGCTTGCCAAAGTTGGGGTGCTTGGGGCTCTGGAAATTATTGACTTGGTGAGGTCCTCGGGCTTAAATCTGATGATTGGTGGTATGGTTGAAACCAGGCTTGCCATGGGCTTTGCTGGTCATCTAGCCGCTGGCCTTGGATGTTTCAAGTAAGTTTCTATTGCAAGTTCTCTGgaaaaaataatgcaaactCATAATCTATCATCATTACTGGGAAACATACTCgcataaatatgaaatatagtTGACTTATAAACTATCACCATACTAGCAATTCAGCTGAATTTCTAGTTGGCAGTCACACATTGATACTTTGGTGGTCAAAATTGTTTGTTGCTGTCTCTCCTTTTGATATAATCCAGTGTTCAAATCTTTGGATTCTGGTTTTCACAATCACCACTACTTGGAGACAGTAGGAATTGGAGAATTAATTGGGATGTGTTCACTAGTAATGTTGAATAAATTCGTTCTTCTTTCggaaaacaaaataagaataagctGAATCTTAATCTTAATTCCGTTTATGCAATGTTATAAGGGTCATGGAGAAGAGAAGGGTATAGGATTGGTTTATTTTGCCTTGGTGAATTATTAATTCTTTGCGACATGTCAGTTGATACCCATAGAAGAGAAGCGAATGTGATTTACCTCCTTTATCTAGTCAATTTTTGATCGAGTTATAAAGCTGATTACTCTATTTTCCATCCCCCTCTTGAACTTTGCAAGTGATGATAATCTGCACCTTTTATTTTACTTCCTCTCTCCCACCTTCCCTGTATCACCCAAACTCAACAGTCAACATGGTATTAACCGAATCACTGGGTCAAACAAATAGAGATAGTACTATGACTGGATTAACTCTGTGCTAAATTCTATGAAGTATTTTAATACTTCACTGAAGTTGACATCAGTATATCTATCCAATTTGATTGGTTCTCTAATTTATGTACCTAACTTCTTTGCAGATTCATTGACCTAGACACACCCCTTCTGTTGGCAGAAGATCCAGTTTTCGGGGGTTATGAAGGTACTTCTTTTGCCTTCCCTCAGAACATTCACTTATGACTCAAGTAGATCTCAGTATGTAGTGTGTTTTGCTTGTACTGAATTTATCTGATAAACTGCATTGCTCACTTCTTTATGTACCCCAGCTTCTGGACCTGATTACAGCTTCTCAAATGCTAGAGGGCACGGTGGTTTTCTTCATTGGGAGAATATTGCATGGtaagtttgatttttaatattaaagCCTGAGGTAACCATGTCTCGTGTGTTCTAGCAACATTTAGCAAACATGATTATTAAAGTGACGTCCCAATTCTACATGTTTTATCTTATTACTGGTGTGTACTCTTGTGTGGATTGCCTGCAGAACGGCAGTTCATGCATATGAGAACAAAACTGAAGGTCGATTATATGTTTATACATCCTTACATTTTATTTCAGTAACAGGAGATGTTGACTATAATGTAGCTAGCTTTATATGTGGTATTCAAATTAGTTTGGAAGTATCATACTAGTATTTGCATAAAGAATTGACTAAAACAAGTCATTTACTAAAAGCTAAGTTCTTTTCCTTCATTATATGGAAGCATTTCATATCTTGTCAGTTTGAAATCCGTTAGTCTAGTTTTCCTTGGCCAAATAGCAATGAAGACTAAACGCTCGACTTAGTGTACTTGCTTCCTCCTGATTTGAACTCCTTGTGAATTTGTTTCAGTGACAACGGTTCATGTTTTCAACATGCTCTATCTAGCTTTGATAGCTCTAGATACCTGTGGTCAAGTGACTTGATATTTGTGATTTGCTCTAAATCACAT
This window encodes:
- the LOC107013770 gene encoding reticulon-like protein B9, yielding MATNSSDSDNDFEPTSKLLGRQRPIHSVLGGGKVADILLWRDKRLSAAILIAVAVMWFLFEVVDYTFVTLLCHVSITTMLIVFIWSAGADMFGWRPPNIPKDILVDTSFVDVASIIHNKFNNFLSICHFVACGNDAKSFFLAIISLYILSVIGNYISTLNLLFFGLLCVETLPFFYERYEEEVDYVAYRIKRQMRKTYRKFNAEFLGKIPRGPAKEKKG
- the LOC107012596 gene encoding L-Ala-D/L-amino acid epimerase; its protein translation is MDRIGLTQNFQTHCFFHFTASLRTHLSKVSNFTPNFKNPKVVTACMAAATPAVAPTATSFGFKNLMETVTIDVHKAEGRPLNVPLIAPFTIASSRLDKVENVAIRVELSNGCVGWGEAPILPFVTAEDQSTALAKAAEACEFLKQSREMTLNVALTKIGDVLPGHDFASVRAGVEMALIDAAANSIGIPLWRLFGGVSNAISTDITIPIVSPMEASELATKYRKQGFKTLKLKVGKNLNGDIEVLQSIRAAHPDCLFILDANEGYTANEAIKVLEKLHEMDVTPVLFEQPVHRDDWEGLGHVSQIAKDKYGVSVAADESCRSLVDAKKIVQECLADVINIKLAKVGVLGALEIIDLVRSSGLNLMIGGMVETRLAMGFAGHLAAGLGCFKFIDLDTPLLLAEDPVFGGYEASGPDYSFSNARGHGGFLHWENIA